Proteins encoded together in one Geminocystis sp. M7585_C2015_104 window:
- a CDS encoding phospho-N-acetylmuramoyl-pentapeptide-transferase — protein MTISRIYFNPSGRLLLFLLTVILGVISLFTLTMAQTLVFWITATASALLGAIIVPILREIKASQIIQEDGPQSHLKKAGTPTMGGVFFIPPALLIGVIAGGFTPTVIAVALVILAYAFIGWLDDWQILRKKTNLGLTPSQKLLLQTSFAILFCLWLFLFPPRDNITTISLPFNIVLPLNFLFWFLAVFVIVAESNATNLTDGVDGLAGGTCAIAFLGLGIIIGKDYPDLLALCLAVSGGCLGFLVHNRHRANVFMGDTGSLALGAGLAAVGILTGQLWSLFVISLLFFIESLSVIAQVTYYKATKGPDGKGKRLLKMAPLHHHLELSGWTETQIVGLFYMVNTLLILVSIPH, from the coding sequence ATGACCATCAGCCGTATCTACTTCAACCCCTCCGGCAGACTCCTGTTATTCCTGTTAACTGTTATCCTCGGGGTGATTAGCCTGTTTACCCTCACAATGGCCCAAACCCTGGTATTCTGGATTACCGCCACCGCCAGTGCTCTCCTGGGTGCTATAATAGTCCCCATCCTTAGGGAAATAAAGGCTTCCCAGATAATACAGGAGGATGGACCCCAAAGTCACCTAAAAAAGGCTGGCACACCTACCATGGGGGGTGTTTTTTTTATACCACCAGCCTTGTTAATAGGAGTAATAGCAGGAGGCTTCACCCCCACAGTCATAGCTGTAGCCTTGGTAATCCTCGCCTACGCTTTCATCGGTTGGCTTGACGACTGGCAGATTTTACGAAAAAAAACCAACCTGGGATTAACCCCCTCCCAGAAACTCCTCCTACAAACCTCTTTTGCCATTCTCTTTTGCCTATGGCTTTTTCTTTTCCCACCCCGAGACAACATTACTACCATCAGTCTCCCATTCAACATAGTACTACCCCTAAATTTCCTGTTTTGGTTTCTGGCAGTATTCGTCATAGTAGCCGAAAGCAACGCCACTAACCTTACAGACGGAGTTGACGGGTTAGCGGGAGGTACTTGTGCCATCGCCTTTTTGGGGTTAGGAATTATCATAGGAAAGGACTACCCAGATTTGCTGGCCCTCTGTCTGGCTGTCAGTGGTGGCTGTTTGGGATTTCTTGTCCACAACCGCCATAGAGCAAATGTATTCATGGGTGATACAGGCTCTTTAGCCCTAGGGGCTGGTTTAGCCGCAGTAGGTATTCTTACTGGTCAGCTTTGGAGTCTTTTTGTAATCAGCCTGCTTTTCTTTATTGAGTCCCTATCAGTAATAGCACAGGTTACATACTATAAAGCTACAAAAGGACCAGATGGCAAGGGGAAGAGACTATTAAAAATGGCTCCACTTCACCATCATTTGGAATTAAGTGGTTGGACAGAAACACAAATTGTGGGCCTTTTTTACATGGTAAACACCCTATTAATTCTTGTTAGCATCCCTCATTGA
- the clpB gene encoding ATP-dependent chaperone ClpB, producing the protein MQPTDPNKFTEIAWDAIVRSQEICKELKNQNLEVEHLILALIAENTIAKDIFTQAGIDIGRLQKQLQNFALRQPRMYAVEQLYLGRSLDLMLDRAENCRISWQDEYIGVSHLLVAFAEDQRIGKKTLRSFNLEPQEFEKIVREFKAKIEQQESQTQETEETTAGEGHLAKYGRNLTEEARAGKLDPVIGRDEEIRRVIQVLSRRTKNNPVLIGDPGVGKTAIAEGLAQRIVKGDVPESLKERQLVSLDMGSLIAGAKYRGQFEERLRNVLKEVIESDGQIILFIDELHTVVGAGSKEGGAMDASNLLKPMLARGELRCIGATTLDEYRKYIEKDPALERRFQPVYVKQPSVEDTISILRGLKERYELHHGVKITDSALVAAATLSHRYITGRFLPDKAIDLVDEAAAKLKMQITSKPVELEALERKIMQLEMEKLSLSGEGKKDKTTEENLERLNQEMAKLKEKQRELSARWQTEKELLEEIKALKEEEEQLRLLVEKAERDYDLNTAAQIKYGKLESLQKQIKEKEDKLLAIQSQGNALLREEVTEADIAEIVAGWTGIPVNRLLESERQKLLQLESHLHERVIGQKEAVSIVAAAIRRARAGMKDPNRPIGSFLFLGPTGVGKTELARALASLLFDSEEAMVRIDMSEYMEKHAVSRLIGAPPGYVGYEEGGQLTEAIRRRPYSVVLLDEVEKAHRDVFNILLQVLDDGRITDSQGRLVDFRNTIIVMTSNIGSEYILHNHPQDYDTMREKVLTSLRKHFRPEFLNRIDDIIIFHSLTKDQLKQIVSLQLKKLQALLAEQRLSIELTEEAKDFLTEVGYDPVYGARPLKRAIQRELENPLATKILEQTFTPGDTIVVKLDKDHLVFEKKT; encoded by the coding sequence ATGCAACCAACCGATCCAAACAAGTTTACAGAAATCGCATGGGATGCTATAGTCCGGTCACAGGAGATTTGTAAGGAGTTAAAGAATCAAAATCTGGAAGTAGAACACCTTATACTGGCACTGATAGCAGAAAATACCATAGCTAAAGACATCTTCACCCAGGCTGGTATAGATATAGGCAGACTACAAAAACAACTACAAAACTTTGCCCTCCGTCAGCCCCGTATGTACGCAGTAGAACAGTTGTACTTGGGGCGGAGTCTGGATTTAATGTTAGACAGGGCAGAAAATTGTAGAATCAGTTGGCAAGATGAGTACATAGGCGTATCTCACCTGTTAGTAGCCTTCGCCGAGGATCAACGAATTGGTAAAAAAACTTTACGTAGTTTTAATCTAGAACCCCAGGAGTTTGAAAAAATTGTAAGAGAATTTAAAGCAAAAATAGAACAACAAGAAAGCCAAACTCAAGAAACAGAAGAAACAACCGCCGGAGAAGGGCATCTGGCTAAGTACGGACGCAACTTGACAGAGGAGGCCCGTGCTGGTAAACTGGACCCAGTAATAGGCCGCGATGAGGAAATCCGGAGGGTTATTCAAGTACTGTCCCGTAGAACAAAGAATAACCCAGTACTGATAGGAGATCCAGGAGTAGGTAAAACGGCAATAGCAGAAGGATTAGCCCAAAGAATAGTAAAGGGGGATGTGCCAGAATCGTTAAAAGAGCGTCAGTTGGTGTCCCTGGACATGGGGAGTCTCATCGCCGGCGCTAAATATAGGGGACAATTTGAAGAAAGACTGAGGAATGTCCTAAAGGAAGTAATAGAATCCGACGGCCAAATTATCTTGTTTATCGATGAACTACATACTGTAGTGGGCGCAGGGAGCAAGGAAGGAGGCGCCATGGATGCCAGTAACCTTCTTAAACCCATGTTAGCCCGTGGCGAGTTGCGTTGCATTGGCGCCACTACTCTAGATGAGTATCGCAAATACATCGAAAAGGATCCAGCCTTAGAAAGACGTTTCCAACCCGTATATGTAAAACAACCCAGCGTAGAAGACACTATCTCCATTCTAAGGGGCTTGAAAGAACGTTATGAACTACACCACGGCGTCAAAATCACCGACAGTGCCCTAGTGGCAGCCGCTACCCTCTCCCACCGCTATATTACAGGCCGTTTTCTCCCAGACAAAGCCATCGACTTGGTAGACGAAGCGGCGGCTAAACTCAAAATGCAAATTACCTCTAAACCGGTGGAATTAGAAGCCCTTGAACGCAAAATTATGCAGTTAGAAATGGAAAAATTGTCTCTGTCTGGAGAGGGGAAAAAAGATAAAACTACAGAGGAAAATCTGGAACGTTTAAACCAAGAAATGGCTAAACTAAAGGAAAAACAACGAGAATTGTCGGCTCGTTGGCAAACGGAAAAGGAATTACTAGAAGAAATAAAGGCCTTAAAAGAAGAAGAGGAACAGTTAAGATTACTAGTAGAAAAAGCAGAAAGAGATTATGACCTAAATACCGCAGCCCAAATAAAATACGGCAAACTGGAAAGTCTACAAAAACAGATTAAAGAAAAGGAAGACAAGCTGCTGGCAATCCAATCCCAAGGAAATGCCCTCCTCCGAGAAGAGGTTACCGAAGCAGATATAGCAGAAATAGTGGCTGGATGGACAGGCATACCAGTAAATAGACTACTGGAAAGCGAAAGACAAAAACTCCTACAACTAGAATCCCATCTCCATGAAAGGGTAATTGGACAGAAAGAGGCAGTATCCATTGTAGCAGCTGCTATTCGCAGAGCAAGGGCCGGAATGAAAGATCCTAACCGCCCCATCGGCTCATTTTTATTCCTAGGGCCAACCGGAGTGGGGAAAACCGAACTTGCCCGCGCCCTAGCCTCCCTCCTCTTCGACTCTGAAGAGGCTATGGTAAGAATAGATATGTCAGAATACATGGAAAAACATGCAGTATCCCGTCTAATAGGCGCACCACCAGGATACGTGGGGTATGAAGAGGGAGGGCAACTAACAGAAGCTATCCGTCGTAGACCGTATTCGGTTGTACTACTGGACGAGGTGGAAAAGGCCCATAGAGATGTGTTTAATATCCTACTACAAGTGTTAGACGACGGGCGCATCACCGACAGTCAGGGGCGTCTGGTGGACTTCCGCAATACCATCATAGTGATGACATCCAATATCGGCAGCGAATATATCCTCCATAATCATCCCCAAGACTATGATACCATGAGGGAAAAGGTCCTTACCTCCCTCCGCAAACACTTCCGCCCTGAATTCCTTAACCGCATTGATGATATAATCATCTTCCATAGTCTCACTAAAGACCAATTGAAACAAATAGTATCCCTACAGCTGAAAAAACTACAAGCCCTACTGGCAGAACAACGACTCAGTATAGAATTGACAGAAGAGGCAAAAGACTTCCTCACAGAGGTAGGATACGATCCAGTATATGGGGCCCGCCCTTTAAAACGAGCTATCCAACGAGAATTAGAAAACCCCCTAGCCACCAAAATTTTAGAACAAACCTTCACCCCAGGGGATACTATCGTGGTAAAACTAGACAAAGACCATCTGGTATTTGAGAAAAAAACATGA